One genomic segment of Erythrolamprus reginae isolate rEryReg1 chromosome 2, rEryReg1.hap1, whole genome shotgun sequence includes these proteins:
- the LOC139162566 gene encoding small ribosomal subunit protein uS12, translating to MGKCRGLRTARKLRSHRREQKWHDKQYKKAHLGTALKANPFGGASHAKGIVLEKVGVEAKQPNSAIRKCVRVQLIKNGKKITAFVPNDGCLNFIEENDEVLVAGFGRKGHAVGDIPGVRFKVVKVANVSLLALYKGKKERPRS from the exons ATGG GCAAGTGTCGTGGACTTCGTACAGCCAGGAAGCTGCGCAGTCACCGTCGTGAACAGAAGTGGCATGACAAGCAATATAAGAAGGCCCATTTGGGTACTGCTTTGAAAGCCAATCCTTTTGGGGGAGCTTCTCATGCCAAGGGAATTGTTCTGGAAAAAGT TGGTGTAGAGGCTAAGCAGCCAAATTCTGCTATTAGAAAGTGCGTCCGAGTCCAGCTCATCAAGAATGGGAAGAAGATTACAGCTTTTGTTCCTAATGATGGTTGTTTGAACTTCATTGAG GAGAATGATGAGGTTCTAGTTGCTGGCTTTGGTCGAAAAGGACATGCTGTTGGTGACATTCCTGGAGTTCGTTTCAAGGTTGTCAAAGTGGCAAACGTTTCCTTGTTAGCCTTGTACAAAGGCAAAAAGGAGAGACCCAGatcataa